Proteins encoded within one genomic window of Spirochaeta cellobiosiphila DSM 17781:
- the ahpC gene encoding alkyl hydroperoxide reductase subunit C has translation METIINQTLTEFTVQAYHKGEFKTFTDKDVLGNWAIFFFYPADFSFVCPTELGEMADKYDEFQKMGVEIYSVSTDTHFVHKAWHDTSDTVGKIQYPMLADPATVLSKAFGVFIEEEGLAYRGTFLVNPEGQIKLAEINDNGIGRNADELMRKVQAAQFIAAHPNEVCPSSWKPGEATLEPGLDLVGKI, from the coding sequence ATGGAAACGATCATTAATCAAACATTAACAGAGTTTACTGTTCAAGCCTATCACAAAGGAGAATTCAAAACTTTTACCGACAAGGATGTCCTCGGTAATTGGGCTATATTCTTTTTCTACCCAGCAGACTTTTCTTTTGTTTGTCCTACAGAATTAGGAGAAATGGCTGACAAGTATGATGAATTTCAAAAGATGGGTGTGGAAATCTATTCTGTAAGTACAGACACACATTTTGTCCACAAAGCATGGCACGACACTTCTGATACTGTTGGGAAGATTCAGTATCCTATGTTAGCTGATCCCGCAACAGTTCTGTCAAAAGCATTTGGTGTTTTTATCGAAGAAGAAGGACTTGCTTACAGGGGAACTTTCCTTGTTAATCCTGAAGGTCAGATCAAATTAGCAGAAATCAATGACAATGGAATTGGTCGTAATGCAGATGAATTAATGCGGAAAGTACAGGCCGCACAATTCATAGCTGCCCATCCTAATGAAGTCTGTCCTTCTAGCTGGAAGCCAGGAGAAGCGACTCTTGAACCGGGCTTAGATTTGGTTGGTAAGATTTAA